Proteins from one Primulina huaijiensis isolate GDHJ02 chromosome 18, ASM1229523v2, whole genome shotgun sequence genomic window:
- the LOC140963942 gene encoding uncharacterized protein: protein MIGLVDKLVGMDLSLPSELTTDVLLLSLPSSFDPFVVNFNMNKMEPTLEELVNMLVTFESTIKKEKPVLFVGSSSGTKTGPPGKGKKRSFQRPKKSVPLKRQTPGPVVAATPVKADKTVDICHHCKKPGHWRRNCREYLAQKSSGNGDGKK, encoded by the exons atgattgggctcgtggataagctcgttggcatggatctgagtttgccttcggagttgaccaccgacgtgttgctgttgtcattgcctagctcatttgatccttttgtggtgaacttcaacatgaacaagatggagccgacccttgaggagttggtaaatatgcttgtgacctttgagtccaccatcaagaaagagaagccggttctttttgtgggctcttcatctggtacgaagaccggtccacctgggaagggaaagaagcgttctttccaacgtcccaagaagagcgtgcccttgaagaggcagactccgggTCCCgtagtggcagccacaccagtgaaggctgacaagactgttgacatctgtcatcactgcaagaagcctggacattggaggcgtaactgcagggaatatcttgcccagaagagttctggaaacg gcgatgggaagaagtag